In Vibrio neptunius, the following are encoded in one genomic region:
- a CDS encoding antibiotic biosynthesis monooxygenase, translated as MILEVAILDVKPDMEKDFEQNFAKAQAIISSMKGYVSHQLQRCIENPGRYILLVNWQTLEDHEIGFRQSAEYQEWKALLHHFYDPFPTVEHYESVSD; from the coding sequence ATGATACTAGAAGTCGCCATCTTGGATGTGAAGCCAGATATGGAGAAAGATTTTGAGCAAAACTTTGCAAAAGCTCAGGCCATCATCTCAAGTATGAAAGGCTATGTTTCACACCAGCTGCAACGTTGTATTGAGAATCCGGGGCGCTATATTTTGTTAGTGAACTGGCAAACATTGGAAGACCATGAAATCGGGTTCAGGCAATCTGCTGAGTACCAGGAATGGAAAGCACTTTTACATCATTTTTATGATCCATTCCCGACCGTAGAACACTATGAGAGTGTGTCCGATTAA
- a CDS encoding YccF domain-containing protein gives MRTIGNIIWFLLGGVVMGLMWWFFGLLAFISIVGIPWGRACFVMGNFSFFPFGQEAIARDELTNEMDIGTSPLGLVGNVIWFVFAGIWLAIGHILSAVACFVTIIGIPFAIQHLKLAYISLAPIGKTVVPKEQAAMARYSK, from the coding sequence ATGAGAACGATAGGTAATATAATTTGGTTTTTGCTGGGCGGCGTTGTCATGGGCCTGATGTGGTGGTTCTTCGGCCTACTGGCTTTTATCAGCATCGTGGGTATTCCTTGGGGGCGCGCCTGTTTCGTGATGGGTAATTTTTCCTTCTTCCCATTTGGTCAGGAAGCCATTGCCCGAGATGAGCTGACCAATGAAATGGATATTGGAACCAGCCCGCTCGGTCTGGTCGGCAACGTCATTTGGTTTGTGTTTGCAGGTATCTGGTTAGCGATAGGCCACATCCTGTCAGCGGTGGCGTGTTTTGTGACCATCATTGGTATTCCATTTGCTATTCAGCACCTCAAACTGGCGTACATCTCGCTGGCTCCGATTGGTAAAACCGTGGTGCCGAAAGAGCAAGCGGCGATGGCAAGATATTCTAAATAA
- a CDS encoding transporter substrate-binding domain-containing protein, with product MLRWITKIKTFLCASSLIVSTASDAHPHPVELELYTQEFPPLQVKVDGVAEGYVIKFVEAVVQDAAQSLPMEVHQVHFTPWKRAMRITQNRPNALFFSVSRTPVREDKFHWIGEVSPYEVGIYRHITGPKLETDQLQALKGFRFGAQTEGSFEELIQSLGFDRIIPVNYGKDAIRLLRANRVDYAPLVTVSYPYRMEQYGFEPENFVEVMKVKPLCKALWLVTGKQTSPEIVHALTQSFDTLKKQGKLAALIDAYQPDSAVMLRYRKQVAKQ from the coding sequence ATGCTGCGCTGGATAACAAAGATAAAAACCTTCCTCTGCGCGTCAAGCTTGATCGTATCCACTGCCAGTGACGCGCATCCCCACCCCGTGGAACTGGAACTCTACACTCAGGAATTTCCGCCGCTCCAAGTCAAAGTGGATGGTGTAGCAGAAGGCTATGTGATCAAATTTGTCGAAGCTGTGGTACAAGACGCTGCTCAATCCCTGCCGATGGAAGTTCATCAGGTGCACTTCACTCCTTGGAAGCGGGCAATGCGAATTACGCAGAATCGCCCGAACGCCTTGTTCTTCTCTGTATCGCGTACGCCAGTGAGAGAGGATAAATTTCATTGGATTGGTGAAGTCTCACCCTACGAAGTCGGGATCTATCGTCATATTACTGGGCCTAAATTAGAAACGGATCAACTGCAGGCGCTCAAAGGCTTTCGTTTTGGTGCACAAACTGAGGGGTCGTTTGAAGAGTTGATTCAGTCTCTGGGTTTTGATCGGATTATACCAGTTAACTACGGTAAGGATGCGATTCGCTTGCTGCGTGCGAATCGGGTCGACTACGCGCCTTTGGTGACGGTCAGCTACCCCTATCGGATGGAACAATACGGCTTTGAGCCTGAAAATTTTGTTGAAGTGATGAAGGTAAAGCCATTGTGTAAAGCATTGTGGTTAGTTACGGGCAAGCAAACGTCTCCGGAGATAGTTCATGCTTTAACTCAAAGCTTTGATACGTTGAAAAAACAAGGCAAGCTCGCAGCTTTGATTGACGCTTATCAACCGGATAGCGCCGTGATGCTTCGTTATCGAAAACAGGTGGCTAAGCAATAA
- a CDS encoding ABC transporter substrate-binding protein — MKKVLSVIACTAALLSTPTFAKQVRLASDFTYPPFNYKDQSGNPTGFDIEIADALCAEAKLDCTWVAQNWDSLIPSLLARKSDVIMASMRITEERKKRVLFTNKYYQTPARFVTAMDAKVDISAQGMKDKVIGVQGGTIHDRYVTDKFGDVAEIKRYTGQDEVYIDMVNGRLDLTFGNSDQLALAFLAKEIGQGFKFVGNPVTDKAYIGEGTALALRQSDKALTEKFNKAIVAIRANGTYDKIAKKYFSFDIYGEEL, encoded by the coding sequence ATGAAAAAAGTGCTTAGTGTCATTGCTTGTACTGCAGCTCTTCTGTCTACACCTACTTTTGCAAAGCAAGTACGTCTGGCATCCGACTTCACTTACCCGCCGTTTAACTACAAAGATCAAAGCGGCAACCCAACTGGATTCGATATCGAAATTGCCGATGCACTGTGTGCTGAAGCCAAACTGGACTGTACCTGGGTCGCTCAGAACTGGGATTCACTCATCCCTAGCCTGTTGGCACGAAAGTCGGATGTCATCATGGCTTCAATGCGTATCACCGAAGAGCGCAAAAAGCGTGTATTGTTTACCAACAAGTATTACCAAACTCCGGCTCGTTTTGTCACAGCGATGGACGCTAAAGTCGACATTTCAGCGCAAGGGATGAAAGACAAAGTCATTGGTGTTCAAGGGGGTACAATTCACGATCGTTATGTAACGGACAAATTCGGCGACGTCGCAGAGATCAAACGCTATACCGGTCAGGATGAAGTCTACATTGACATGGTTAACGGCCGCTTGGATCTGACTTTTGGTAATTCTGATCAGCTAGCGTTAGCATTTCTAGCCAAAGAGATTGGTCAGGGGTTCAAGTTTGTCGGCAATCCTGTGACCGACAAAGCCTACATAGGCGAAGGGACAGCGTTAGCATTACGCCAGAGTGACAAAGCACTGACTGAGAAATTCAATAAAGCGATTGTCGCTATTCGCGCCAACGGTACGTATGACAAGATTGCGAAAAAATACTTCTCTTTTGACATCTACGGTGAAGAACTGTAA
- the hisC gene encoding histidinol-phosphate transaminase → MTSLADKIAPDNIKKLIPYQSARRIGGSGRLWLNANELEQPLHFSDQQNAYHRYPDFLPQDIAYAYQDYCHTQQPVLAVRGADEAIDLLVRTFCQPGKSRIAICSPTYAMYEFCADSLAVETIDAPLLTPNFALDVDGVVKAAESANLVFLCSPNNPTGQMLNRQDVLSVLEQTQDQALIVVDEAYIDFELEESVISLIERYPHLVVIRTLSKAFGLAAVRCGFIIADTSVMDYLYKMVPPYPMPDSSAEIVLNALSPEGLAKVTQSTQKLIATKRWFVDQIQSLGWIEQIYPSSTNFVLIRTRPDIELFNYLLNAGIVTRNQSHEPSLNHCVRITIGSQESMQEVATIMSHFADPVSMKNEDKDFEHEKSA, encoded by the coding sequence ATGACGTCACTGGCAGACAAGATCGCACCAGATAACATAAAAAAATTAATACCTTATCAATCTGCACGACGTATTGGAGGGTCTGGTCGGTTGTGGCTCAACGCCAACGAGTTAGAGCAACCACTGCATTTCAGTGACCAACAAAATGCTTACCATCGTTATCCTGACTTTTTGCCCCAGGACATCGCTTACGCTTATCAGGATTACTGCCACACCCAACAGCCCGTTTTGGCAGTGAGAGGCGCTGATGAAGCGATTGATCTTCTCGTGCGCACTTTCTGCCAACCGGGAAAAAGTCGCATCGCTATCTGTAGCCCTACGTATGCGATGTATGAATTTTGTGCTGATTCACTTGCCGTTGAAACCATCGACGCCCCTTTGCTTACGCCGAATTTTGCTCTGGATGTAGACGGTGTTGTGAAGGCGGCGGAGTCTGCAAACTTGGTGTTTCTTTGTTCACCCAATAACCCAACAGGCCAGATGCTGAATCGACAAGATGTACTGTCTGTGCTCGAACAAACACAAGATCAGGCATTGATTGTCGTGGACGAGGCATACATTGATTTTGAACTTGAAGAAAGCGTTATCAGCTTAATCGAGCGATACCCACATCTGGTCGTTATTCGTACTCTCTCTAAAGCCTTTGGCCTTGCTGCTGTACGATGTGGCTTCATCATCGCTGATACATCCGTGATGGACTACCTATATAAAATGGTCCCCCCTTACCCAATGCCGGACAGTTCAGCCGAAATCGTGTTAAACGCACTGAGCCCAGAAGGGTTGGCCAAAGTGACACAAAGTACCCAGAAGTTGATCGCCACTAAACGTTGGTTCGTTGACCAGATCCAGTCATTAGGTTGGATCGAGCAGATCTACCCTTCTTCCACCAACTTCGTACTGATTCGCACCCGACCGGATATCGAGCTGTTCAACTATTTGCTTAACGCTGGAATCGTCACCCGCAACCAATCACACGAACCGAGCCTGAATCACTGCGTGAGAATCACGATTGGCTCACAAGAATCTATGCAGGAAGTCGCTACCATCATGAGCCACTTCGCTGACCCAGTATCCATGAAAAACGAAGATAAGGATTTCGAACATGAAAAAAGTGCTTAG
- a CDS encoding LysR family transcriptional regulator, protein MRLPSTKNLQAFLATAEYLNLTHAAESLNMTQGAVSRQIQSLESLMGVSLFYRRARGLALTPEGSMFVPLAQDIIKRLQRSVREVSESANRVKLLAPSCITTWLLARLANFQQTSPDVNVELTSTTKHQFHPDFDSFDMVIVYGKPVRSKQVSQTLLFDEILAPICSPQLWSQCVEQNEPLQDVLVNRFTWLHANPEQSDWMLWCNSCDESTLKGKGNQTFATLDQAMNAAQQGFGMTVGDVTLAEQDIKSNRLLCPFDKRIRSGNSYFLLSANQEPNESVKALSDWLEQQ, encoded by the coding sequence ATGCGCTTACCTTCGACGAAAAACTTACAGGCATTCTTGGCAACCGCCGAATACCTTAACCTGACCCATGCCGCCGAGTCGCTCAACATGACGCAAGGCGCGGTCAGCCGGCAGATTCAGTCTCTCGAATCTTTGATGGGAGTGAGCTTGTTTTATCGCCGTGCTCGAGGACTCGCCTTGACGCCTGAAGGGAGTATGTTCGTGCCACTCGCGCAAGATATTATCAAGCGCTTACAACGCTCAGTCAGAGAAGTGTCTGAAAGTGCCAACCGTGTAAAGCTACTAGCACCCAGCTGTATTACCACCTGGTTACTGGCGCGCTTAGCCAATTTTCAGCAGACCAGCCCAGATGTGAATGTCGAACTGACTTCAACCACTAAGCACCAGTTTCATCCAGATTTTGACAGTTTTGATATGGTGATCGTTTATGGTAAGCCAGTGCGAAGTAAACAGGTTTCCCAAACCCTGTTGTTTGATGAAATTCTGGCGCCCATTTGTTCACCTCAGTTGTGGTCACAGTGCGTCGAGCAGAATGAACCCTTACAAGACGTTTTGGTCAATCGCTTTACTTGGTTACATGCAAACCCTGAGCAGTCTGACTGGATGCTATGGTGCAACAGTTGTGACGAATCTACACTTAAAGGGAAAGGGAATCAGACGTTTGCTACGTTAGATCAGGCCATGAATGCCGCTCAACAGGGGTTTGGGATGACAGTGGGGGACGTGACCTTGGCGGAGCAGGACATAAAGTCAAATCGCTTGCTCTGCCCGTTTGATAAACGTATCCGCTCTGGCAATAGTTACTTTCTGCTTTCCGCCAATCAAGAGCCGAATGAATCGGTCAAAGCCTTATCTGACTGGCTGGAGCAACAATAA
- a CDS encoding ribonuclease Z, whose amino-acid sequence MEICLLGTSSGTPTKARNVSATAVMESKGKGWFLVDCGEATQHQLLHTPLSLNYLKAIFITHLHGDHCFGLPGLLASAGMNRRSDPLIIIAPKGIREWLEATMQFTKLHLPYELQFISAESLPSMTIGQFTISLCELEHRVPSFAYCFTESTIKAYLNFDKLAQQGVPRGPLWGQLVKGQNVEHQGKTLISEEFTYLEHGPRKLVIAGDNAEPELLKHLCEECHLLVHESTYAEAFAKQAKAFGHSYGKLVAEFAEVAGIPNLILTHFSPRYQLHPQAELSVEIIRSEAEQVYSGNLFLAQDLLRYRIDKQGKVTLVEPPISSPPD is encoded by the coding sequence ATGGAAATCTGTTTATTAGGGACGTCATCAGGGACTCCAACCAAAGCAAGAAATGTCTCTGCCACGGCTGTAATGGAAAGCAAGGGTAAAGGCTGGTTTCTGGTTGATTGTGGTGAAGCGACCCAACACCAGTTGCTGCATACGCCCTTATCGCTCAATTACCTCAAGGCGATTTTCATTACTCACTTACATGGTGACCATTGCTTTGGTTTGCCGGGCTTACTTGCCAGCGCTGGAATGAATCGTCGTTCAGATCCTTTAATCATTATTGCGCCGAAAGGGATCCGAGAATGGCTTGAAGCGACAATGCAATTTACTAAGCTTCACTTGCCTTACGAGCTTCAGTTTATTTCTGCTGAATCTTTGCCCTCAATGACTATAGGCCAATTCACTATTTCGTTGTGTGAATTAGAGCATCGTGTGCCTTCCTTCGCCTATTGTTTTACCGAAAGTACGATCAAAGCTTATCTAAATTTTGACAAGCTGGCACAGCAAGGTGTACCACGAGGCCCGTTATGGGGTCAGTTAGTCAAAGGGCAAAATGTCGAACATCAAGGCAAAACGCTGATCAGCGAAGAGTTCACTTATTTGGAACACGGGCCAAGAAAGCTTGTTATCGCTGGTGATAATGCCGAGCCTGAGTTGCTCAAACACTTATGTGAAGAATGCCATTTGCTGGTTCATGAGTCGACTTATGCCGAAGCTTTTGCCAAACAGGCGAAAGCGTTTGGCCACAGCTACGGAAAGTTGGTTGCGGAGTTTGCCGAAGTCGCTGGTATCCCTAACTTGATTCTTACCCATTTCAGCCCACGTTATCAGCTACACCCTCAAGCGGAGCTGTCAGTCGAGATTATTCGCTCAGAGGCTGAGCAGGTATACTCTGGCAACTTATTCCTTGCACAAGACTTACTGCGCTATCGAATCGACAAACAGGGTAAAGTGACGTTAGTCGAGCCACCTATTTCATCACCACCTGATTGA
- a CDS encoding M4 family metallopeptidase: MKIAKHFLAVAVASAMSLSAHAGESVYLSKPINFTSFSGLNSQLGVDNASSFKMVKEVNLKKRGIYKVKVQQNIWGVPVWGHYLNATQSAKGGALKAVQGKYVKMAGVDRKFVKPSLNRAQALELASKDLKAGVAASPSLANAKDDLYVYQDGDKTRLIYVISYLIEGKAHPSRPFTMLDAHSGEIIERWEGIAHAQIGTGPGGNEKTGQYEYGTDYHYLDVTENGTECVMESDNVVTVDLNGATSGSTPYSYECPRNAHKEINGAFSPLNDAHYFGNVVFDMYKDWFDTAPLTFKLMMRVHYGNGYENAFWDGQAMTFGDGESYFYPLVSLDVSAHEVSHGFTEQNSGLIYANQSGGMNEAFSDIAGEAAEYYMKGTNDWMVGRDIFKADGALRYMDDPSRDGSSINHASDYYDGLNVHYSSGVFNKAFYHIATTQGWDTKKAFELFVLANQIYWAEDSDFWQGACGVKNAANDLGYNSEDVVAAFGLVGVEPCAEPPLPPEPEYQRLENAQAVTVAGGTGSKTYFDIEVPEGKEKLTVELGVSTGDPDIYVGLDYAPSSQENICKSESVTDEICVIENPTAGRYTVNVFGYSEYADASLKASFDSGSTNVPPVASFDHVVTGKKVDLTSTSSDSDGEIVSYQWNLGDGNSQSGAVVSHTYAAAGDYVVTLTVTDNAGSATSTNKTITIEDTATDAFPLKLQFGNKQPNGKARVKLAWEYLTDDYFVVKRNGKVVGATEFTSYVDKFRHNGTIDVEYQVCTSGDVCSETKRYRFIKAN; encoded by the coding sequence ATGAAAATAGCCAAGCATTTTTTGGCAGTAGCCGTAGCGAGTGCGATGTCACTATCTGCACATGCCGGTGAGTCAGTTTATTTAAGCAAACCAATCAACTTTACATCATTTTCCGGGCTGAACTCTCAGCTTGGTGTAGACAATGCCTCCAGCTTCAAAATGGTAAAAGAAGTCAACCTGAAGAAGCGCGGTATCTACAAAGTCAAAGTCCAGCAAAATATCTGGGGAGTGCCTGTTTGGGGTCACTACCTAAATGCAACGCAAAGTGCCAAAGGTGGTGCCCTAAAAGCCGTTCAGGGTAAATACGTTAAGATGGCCGGCGTTGATCGTAAGTTCGTAAAACCTTCTCTCAACCGTGCACAAGCACTAGAGCTGGCGAGCAAAGATCTTAAAGCTGGTGTCGCAGCCAGTCCATCTTTAGCGAACGCCAAAGACGACCTTTACGTATATCAAGACGGTGATAAAACTCGTTTGATTTATGTGATTTCTTACCTAATCGAAGGCAAAGCTCATCCGTCGCGTCCGTTTACCATGTTGGATGCCCACAGCGGTGAAATTATTGAACGTTGGGAGGGGATTGCCCACGCCCAAATTGGTACTGGCCCTGGCGGTAACGAGAAAACAGGCCAGTATGAGTACGGTACTGATTACCACTACCTTGATGTGACGGAAAACGGCACTGAGTGTGTAATGGAATCCGATAACGTTGTCACTGTGGATCTAAACGGTGCGACATCAGGCTCTACGCCTTATTCCTATGAATGTCCGCGTAATGCGCACAAAGAAATCAATGGTGCTTTTTCACCGCTGAACGATGCACATTACTTCGGTAACGTTGTATTCGACATGTATAAAGACTGGTTTGATACGGCACCGTTGACGTTCAAACTGATGATGCGTGTTCACTATGGAAACGGTTACGAGAACGCCTTCTGGGATGGTCAGGCAATGACCTTCGGTGACGGTGAAAGTTACTTCTACCCTCTAGTGAGTTTGGATGTATCCGCGCACGAAGTCAGCCACGGTTTTACTGAGCAAAACTCAGGTCTTATTTACGCAAATCAGTCTGGTGGTATGAATGAAGCCTTCTCAGATATCGCTGGTGAAGCCGCTGAATACTACATGAAAGGGACTAACGACTGGATGGTCGGTCGTGACATCTTTAAAGCAGACGGTGCATTGCGTTACATGGATGATCCTTCACGTGACGGCTCTTCTATCAATCACGCTTCTGACTACTACGATGGTCTTAACGTTCACTACAGTTCTGGCGTATTCAATAAAGCCTTCTACCACATCGCGACCACACAGGGTTGGGATACTAAGAAAGCATTTGAATTGTTTGTTCTGGCCAACCAGATCTATTGGGCAGAAGACAGTGATTTCTGGCAAGGTGCCTGTGGTGTGAAAAACGCTGCAAATGACCTAGGTTACAACTCTGAAGATGTTGTGGCGGCATTTGGTCTGGTTGGTGTTGAGCCATGTGCTGAGCCACCTTTACCACCTGAGCCGGAGTATCAACGTCTCGAAAACGCTCAAGCAGTGACGGTTGCTGGTGGTACAGGCTCGAAAACTTACTTCGATATCGAAGTGCCAGAAGGTAAAGAGAAACTAACGGTAGAACTTGGCGTGTCAACTGGCGACCCAGATATCTATGTTGGTCTTGACTACGCACCGAGCTCTCAGGAAAACATCTGTAAGAGTGAGTCGGTGACTGATGAAATCTGTGTCATCGAGAACCCAACGGCTGGCCGTTATACCGTCAATGTATTTGGCTACTCTGAATATGCAGATGCAAGCCTTAAAGCATCGTTTGATTCTGGTAGCACTAACGTTCCACCAGTGGCTTCATTCGACCACGTTGTCACGGGCAAGAAAGTTGACCTAACCAGCACGAGCAGTGATAGCGATGGTGAGATTGTTTCTTACCAGTGGAATCTTGGTGACGGTAACTCTCAGTCAGGTGCTGTGGTTAGCCACACTTACGCGGCAGCTGGTGATTACGTTGTGACTCTGACGGTAACAGACAATGCTGGTTCTGCGACGTCGACTAATAAGACCATCACAATTGAAGATACGGCAACAGACGCGTTCCCACTTAAACTGCAATTTGGTAACAAGCAGCCTAATGGTAAGGCCCGCGTTAAGCTGGCTTGGGAATACCTAACAGACGATTACTTTGTTGTGAAACGCAATGGCAAAGTGGTGGGTGCAACTGAATTTACCTCTTACGTCGACAAGTTCCGTCACAACGGCACGATTGATGTTGAGTACCAGGTATGTACCTCAGGTGACGTTTGTTCTGAAACGAAGCGTTACCGCTTCATCAAAGCCAACTAG